The Scleropages formosus chromosome 20, fSclFor1.1, whole genome shotgun sequence genomic interval AAagcgcatacacacactccaGACATACATTCCgcaattatattttgaaaaatgataACGGGGAGTACACCTGTGCAATGCAAGGACAATcacctttaaaaaatgtaagcatGGTTCAAAAACTGCAGTAGTTTTTTGTCTcgtttacttttattaaaaaattgtttgtcCAGGCACCAAATTTTCAAACAGCGCCATAGAGAATTAGacttaagaaataataatgtgctgTGTACAGTTTACAACTTTAAATTTAAGCTGTAActtccatccatacatccatcttcctctgcttatccgggaccaggtcgcaggggcagtagtccaagcagagccccccagacttccctctccccgcacacctcctccagctcctctgggggaaccccaaggcattcccaggccagctgggagacatagtctctccaacgtgtcctgggtctgccccgaggcctccttccagtgggacatgcccggaacacctcaccagggaggcgtccaggaggcatccggaacagatgcccgagccacctcaactggctcctctcgatgcggaggagcagcggctctactccgagctcctcccgggtgactgagctcctcaccctatccctaagggtgcgcccagccactctgcggaggaaactcatttctgccgcttgtatccgcgatctcattctttcggtcatgatccagagttcatgaccataggtgagggtaggaacgtagatcgaccggtaaattgaaagcttcgccttacgactcagctccttcttcaccacaacagaccggtacaatgaccgcattactgtggacgccacaccgatccgcctgtcaccctgccgctccatttttcccttactcgtgaacaagaccccgagatacttaaactcctccacttgagggagcaactccccacTAACCTGGAGGAGGCAATCCACcgttttccgactgagaaccatggcctcggatttggaggtgctgattctcatccccgccgcttcgcactcggctgcaaacctctccagtgaacgctgtaagtcttgattcgatgaagccaacaggaccacatcgtccacaaaaagcagagacgagatcctgtggccagcaaaacagacaccctccgttccctggctgcgcctagaaattctgtccatgaagataatgaacagaatcggtgacaaagggcagccctggcggagtccaacatgcaccgggaacaggtctgacttactgccggcaatgcgaaccaagctcctgctccggtcatacagggaacgaacagcctgtagcagtgagccccgaaccccataatcccgaagtacctcccacaggatgccacgagggacacggtcgaatgccttctccaggtccacaaaacacatatggactggttgggtaaactcccatgaaccctccaacaccctagtgagggtatagagctggtccagtgttccacggccaggatgAAAatcgcattgctcctcctgaatccgaggttcgactatcgagGAGTCTCCTCttcagtaccccggcatagactttcccagggaagctaaggagtgtgatccccctatagttggaacacaatctccggtcccccttcttaaaaagagggaccaccaccccggtctgccagtccaaaggcaccgttcccgagctccacgcgatgctgcagaggcgtgtcagccaagacagccccacaacatccagagacttgagaaactcggggcagatctcatccacccccggagccttgccaccaaggagttttttgactacctcagcaacttcagccagggtaatggacgagtccccctccgagtccccagcctcagcttcctctacggaaggtgtgttggagggattgaggagatcctcaaagtactccttccaccacccgaggacatcctcagttgaggtcagcagcgcaccacttccactgtaaatagTATTGGCGgcacactgcttcccccttctgagtcgccggacggtttgccagaatctctttgaggccgaccgaaagtcttcctccatggcctcaccgaactcctcccaggctcgagtttttgccacggcgactgccagagccgcgttccgccTGGCCCGctggtacccatcagctgcttcaggagtcccatgagccagccaggcccgatagaactccttcttcagcttgacggcatcccttacctccggtgtccaccaccgtgttcggggattgccaccgcgacaggcgccggagactttatggccgcagctccgaaccgccgccccgacaatggaggtgtggaacatagtccatttggactcaatgtcccaagtctccctcgggacctggttgaagctctgtcggaggtggaagttgaagacctctctgacaggggcctccgccaaacgttcccaacagaccctcgctatgtgtttgggcctgccaggtctgtccagctttttcccctgccatcgaatccaactcaccaccaggtggtgatcagttgacagctcagcccctctcttcacccgagtgtccaagacatatgacaaagatcagaagaaacgactacaaagtcgatcatcgacctccgacctagggtgtcctggtgccaagtgcactgatggacacccttatgcatgaacatggtgtttgttatggacaaaccgtgactagcacagaaatccaataacaactcaccactcgggttcagatcagggaggccgttcctcccaatcacgcccctccaggtgtcactgtcgctgcccacgtgggcgttaaagtcccccagtagaacaacacagtccccagtgggagcactttccagcacgccccccagggactctaaaaaggccgggtactctacactgccgctaggcgcataagcacaaacgacagtgagagaccgttccctaaCCCGAAGGCACaaggagacgaccctctcgttcaccggggtagactccaacacatggtggctgaactggggggcgattaataagcccacacccgcccgccgcctctcaccctgggcaacgccagaatagtggagagtccacccttggtcgaaaagagtggttccagaacccaagctgtgagtggaagtgagcccgactatatctagacggtatctctcaacctcctgcactcgctcaggctccttccccgtcAGTGacgtgacattccaagtcccaaaagccagagttggcgcccaaggtttgggtcggccgggcactcggccccgaccaccgcccaaatcacaacgcaccggccccttacggcctctccggcaggtggtgagcccaccgaagagcggctccacgtcttggcttcgggctgagcctggccaggccccatgggcatagacctggccaccaggcgctcgcatgcaagcccccccccaggcctggctccagggtggggctcCGGTGACCcgataccgggcggggtaaacaagaaccttgatttaatggtcatcataagggggttttgaaccgcgctttgtctcttttgtcacccaggacctgtttgccatgggagaccctaccaggggcatatagccccaggcaacatagctcctgagatcattcaggcactcaaacccctccaccacgttaaggtggcggtttgAGGAGGGGAGCtgtaactttaaaaagaaaaaaaaaaaacatgtaaacaaagTCACTCTTCAGccaatttgcatgttctcaatTCATGAAAGgttgctttaaaaagaaaacaaacatcatCCACCCGAAGACAGTATAAACACCCTACATGCGCTTTCCAACATCCGGTACCAGAGGGCATCCCCTCGTAACGTTTACCTTGCGTCCATCAGTACTGAAGTACAACTATGGCTCTTGTCAATGTTGGCAGTGCTGTACATCGCACTTGACAGAGCCTCATCTCAGCAAGAGCACTTTGTGAGCTTTATGTAGCTCTTCCAGTAAGAGAACTGCCTTCTTGGGGTGCGTCATGAGAAACAGCACACAATTTTTCAGCAAGTCTCTCGTTCTTTATTTGGCCAGGAGATAATACAGCACAGCTGTATGAAATGAGCAAAGCAGCAAAGCCCATGTATGGCTCAAGTGCACCTTCAAGCAGCTTCTTGACAGATACTAAAACTTGGCAGGTAAACAAGCTATATTCTCCACCCTGTTGACGACTTGTTCTCTTGCTTTTGTTCCCAAGTTACGGTACACGTAGTAAGGCAGATGTCCACACGTCAAACTGCAAACATCATTTTGGGAGACAAACATCTCAGGAAGCGACTGGTACCtgaaaattctgttaaaaacagTTTCAACTTTCTCTCACTGAAGTGGTCAAAagcactgtctctctgtcttggGTTACAATTACTGTTACATCTGTATGTAACCTGTGCAATCAAATACCatgatacagtacattttattacCTCTAAAATATACCATATGTTACAGATTTTATAACTAACAATTGACGTGTGGCTTATTAAGATCGCTTTACTgtaagcagcattttttttctcaatctTGTCCAAAGAGCCGTTTTCAATACCGCGGGAAAACAGAGTTGAATTGTACATCCTGAACTGAACTGGGCTCAACTAAACTCAGTGCTATACCCTTTATTGGACATCCTTTATTTTAACTACATCTTCATGTCGAGCTAACTGGTTGGTTTggtaagaaaaatatttactaaCAGCCCTCACAAGAGCTATGGTGTCATGTCACGGTATGACGTgaacactgtactgtacctaTGGCCATAAAGATGTCGTTCACGTTCATGGCTGTCTTGGCCGAGGTCTCCATGAAGAGCAGGCTGTTGTCGTCTGCATACGCTTGTGCTTCCTGCAAAGAGTCCACCGAGTTAGACTAGAGCTCAACTCAACGCACCTGCAAATAGTAACATGTTGAACCTGAATACCAATATTAAATTGTTCTAAGTGGATGCCATCACCAAGAGTTCGAGAAGTGGAACCACGTGATACTGGAAGTCAGACCGGTGACCCATCCGAGGCCCAGAGACCACATCCCCACTGTGCAGTAAATGTTTACAGAAGGTTGTCGAAGCCATCATTCCTAAGACAGGTAACCTGAGGTGCTGCCCTGGAACACACCTGTAAGTCAACCTCTCTCTTGCTGGCAAGGTCAGCCTTGTTGCCGGCCAGGGTGATCACGATGTATGGGCTTCCTTGTCGCTGGAGCTCCTTCACCCAGTTCTTTGCTCGTGCAAATGAGTCCTGGGAAAACAGTTTGTGCTCTTAAAGTTTCCTCCAAAAACATGTGAGTGCCAAAGGACAACTTCCAGCTTCACTTGGGAAAGGGGAGTGGGGTTCCGCTACTATCCTTTCTGGTGCTGTACTACATTTGTACTACACTTGTACCACTGTTTTGCTGGCAGTAAAATCGCCACTTTCTCAAAGTGCTGTTGTGACAATCGTCcgtcacacagcagcagcttcacATTGAGCACAGGGTAACTAAGTGGTAAAAGTTGTGTCTAGGGCTTTACGGGCCAACCGGGGAAGATATACATGCTGCTAGTGCACACGTCTTACGCATGTGGATGTGTAGCGTTTCAGCATGTGATAAATCGCGTTTCCTTTCGGACATGGAGAGCTTGAACAAGTCACTGCTAACAGATACAAGGTGAGGGGTTACAGGTGTAACAGAGCCTGTCCCCTGCCTGAGTGGAGGCTGCGCGGTACATACCGCGTTAGTGATGTCGTACACCACGATGGCCGCCTGGGCCCCTCTGTAGTACATGGGTGCCAAGCTGTGGTATCGCTCCTGACCAGCCGTGTCCCAGATCTCAAACTTCACGGTTGTGTCGTCCAAACATACCGTCTGTGTAAGGAAGGCCGCTGGACGAGGGAACAATGGAAGAGCAGAAGTAAAATGCTGTACCCAGACAGGCACCTCCTTTCACTTCACTGAGCTGTTTGTGTCCCGTGGGAACATGATGCTAGCAGTGAGggcatgcgcgcgcacgcacacacgtgcacatgAAGAGCATTCTCCTTGTTCTTTCTACGAGCACAAGGCAGCACCAAGCAGGATCTAATGCCTGTCTGCAGCCCCCATCTCTTAGGCTTAGGAGCTCAGGGGCTGAGTGGAAATTCACCTCTCAAATGGGGCATTTCCACAGAAGAGTGTAAACTGCTGAAAAGcaatctctctcacactctcacacacacacacacacacacacacacacacacacacacacacacacacacacacagcagcccagaagtgtgtgtgcagacaACATGTACCCACACTCATGTACCAGGAAGTTGTGAAACTATGGCAATGTACCATGTGCACCAAGGAGGTGATACTGGAACAAGGGAACCGCAGAGTGTGGTGAGTCTCCTCTGGAACCTCAAGAAGCGCGCAGAGCTCggagcagctgcttttcacaCCCGAGAAGAGCACTTCGGTAGCTGGAAGCTTTATGTGATCTAAGGGGGTCCGTGTGGGAAGTGCAAACCCCTGCCCATCTACCGGGGCTTTCCTGCGCACTTTACCATGTCTCTGTGGAACTGGGCTGAAGGCAAGGACCTTcccttctctgctctccctgagAGCTCTCTCAAGGGTCACCAGAGATTACAGTCCTCCATGGAAGGCGAGCAGTGGAGCCTCCGCAGAGGAAGTGAAGCTTCTCAGGACAGATGggaggagaaaaagacacatgGACTGCTGCTCCTTTTTCAAACCTTTACTGATCTGTGACCGAAGGTCTTGACAGCCCACAGTACCTGTCCTCAGCCTCATCTGTCCCATGTGGTTGTGAAGGGGCAATAAGGACACCTGTGACTTACTGACTCTGAGCAAAAGCACTTCATCTCGTTAATCCCTCCAGTAACGTCCATGTGGCTTCCTGTAGCCGACATTCTTATTCTTCGCAGTGCCAGTCCATCGACCAGCACTTCCCCGTGTCTCTTGAGATTATTGTTTTTTGCTGTCATCTATTTGCTTTTGCATTCGTAAACCTCATG includes:
- the LOC108919841 gene encoding ras-related protein Rab-5C-like; its protein translation is MAGRGGQARSNGPAGGNKICQFKLVLLGESAVGKSSLVLRFVKGQFQEYQESTIGAAFLTQTVCLDDTTVKFEIWDTAGQERYHSLAPMYYRGAQAAIVVYDITNADSFARAKNWVKELQRQGSPYIVITLAGNKADLASKREVDLQEAQAYADDNSLLFMETSAKTAMNVNDIFMAIAKKLPKSEPQGGAGPGGRAHGAVDLQDATPEHRSGQCCSAGN